In Edaphobacter aggregans, the sequence GGACTGCATTCCAGAAGGCCTCAGTCGTCTGCGCGGAGATCAGCGTCTCGCCCCCCCGCCCCACTGCGGCCGAAATCATCACGGGCAGTTTCTTGCCATCCTGATCGAATACTTCGCGGATGGCAACGAGCGCCGCTTTGGCGTTCAGTGAGTCGAAGATAGTCTCAACCAAAAGCAGATCTGAGCCTCCAGCGATAAGCGCACGCACCTGTTCAGCGTAGGCCGCTTTCACCTGATCGAACGTGACCACACGGAAGCCCGCGTCATCGGCATCGGGTGAGTTCGAGAGTGAGACCGTCAGCGGCCCAATCGCCCCCGCCACGAAGCGTTGACGTCCGGTTGCGTTGCCTACACGATCAGCCCATTCACGGCACTGCTGTGCCGACTGTTCATTGATCTCCCACGCAAGGCTGCTGAGCTTCGAATCCTCAATAATCTTCTGGTAGAACTCTGGATCCTTACGGCCACCATGCTCCCGCGGATCATCCACAAAGAATTCACTCTGGGTAATGCTGGTCGCGCCAAAGGTGTTCGTCTCGATGATGTCCGCCCCGGCCTCCAGAAATCTCCGGTGGATATCGCAGATCATCTTCGGCTGGGTCAGCGAGAACAGGTCACCGTTGTTCAGCAGGTCTTTCGTCGAGTCCTTAAAGCGCTCCCCACGAACATCGGCTTCCGTCATGCCATAGGTGCGGATCGTCGTTCCCATCGCTCCATCGATGATGGCAATTCGATCCTCGAGAATCGTTTCAAGAGGATGTCGGTTCGCTGTAGTCATCTCTATTTGATGTCCTTCATTCGTCGCGCGGTGCACCTTCGCACCTTTCGTAGTGCGGAGAGCCATCGAGGCTCACTTCAAACCTGAATCTCTTAAGCGAGAACTTCTGCTTCATCCTTCGCCGACTGCACGGCATCGGGAAGCGTATGCGTAGGAACCAGCAGGTCTTCCTTACGCATGACCAGATTGGTAGCGTTCAGCGACGCGAGTTCGAAGCCGTGACCATGCGTAATAGCGTCCGTCGGGCAGGCCTCGACACAGTAGCCGCAGAAGATGCAGCGGTTGTAATCGATGTTGTAGACCTTGGCATAGCGCTCGGCTGAGGAGATGCGCTTCTCTTCCGTATTCTCGGCCGCCTCGATGTAAATGCAGTTGGAAGGACAGGCAGCCGCGCAAAGGAAGCAGGCGACACACTTCTCCAGGCCGTTTTCGTCGCGCTGAAGCTGGTGCTTGCCGCGGAAACGCTCCTGAAACTTCGCTCCACGCATGGGCCCTTTGCCGTCGGGATAGTTTTCGACCTCAGTCGGCTGGAAGATCTCCTTAAGCGTGATGCTCATTCCCTTGGCAATAGCTGCGGCGTCGCGAAAGTTCGGCATAAGTTGAGTATACGACGTGGGCGCGATAGGCTGGAAGCCATGAACCGCACGTCTGCCCTCTCCGGCCTGGTCGCCCTCTGCTTCGTATGCGCGAATCCTGCGCTCTCCCACGGCCAGTCCGCGCCTGCCGCACCCATGGCCGAGCACGCCCACGCCCCCGCCTCGCCATCCACCAACCTGACCATTTCTGTCGAAGGCAAGGAGGCGAAGTTCTCCGTTGCGGACCTGCAAGCCATGCCGCAGAAGACGGTCACGGTACATAACGCGCACACGAAGCAGGATGAGACGTACTCCGGCGTATCCCTTGGAGACCTGCTGGCAAAATCCGGCTTTGCTGTCGAGCAGGCGACCCATCGCCAGATGCTCCGCAGCTACCTTAAGGCCGAGGGCACCGATAAATACTGGGTCCTCTACTCTGTAACCGAAGTGGAAGGCACCGAGCACAATAGCGACGTCATCGTTGCCATCGCACAGGACGGAAAGCCGCTTGGCGAAGACGGTCAGTTCAAACTGATCGATAGCGGAGACAAGAAGCCACAACGGTGGGTACGAAATCTCAATGCCATTACCCTGAAGACCGCCGAATAACGAAAGCTACCTGCCAAAGGCGTACGAGAGCTTGAGTACTCCATTGTCTATACCAGGGTTCACATCGGCCGTGTAGTGGTTCGATATGTGGTGAAACCGGTATTCAACCTGGATGGAACGAGTTCTGTTGTGAAAAAATTCGATTCCGGCGCCGAAATCGAAGGTGAAATTGAAAGAGCCTGCCTGGCTGGTGGGGATGGGGCGGGTCGAAAAGATATAGCCGGCGGTCGATGAAACAAAGGGCTGAATGCCATGCCTTGGCCGAAAGCCGTACTGTAGGCCAACCGGTGAGAACCCCTGGGAGTAGGTCCATCGCCTGCCGCAAGTCGTCGTCTCCACGACGGAGTAGGACTGCGTTGGATCCTGGATCGTCTGCTGGCTGCTACTTGGCTTGCACGCAAGATAGGACTCGCTGCTGGACGTAGATGCCGATGGCGGTCCAGGGGGACTCACCGGGGTAAAGACATACGTGATCTGAAACACCGGGTCGCTCACCATGAGCACGGGACGAATCTCCGCGATGTACCGCAAGTCTCCGGAACGGAACATCCAGAGCCTTCTCGCATAGGAGCCTCCAAAGGCAGCTAGCTTGCGGTTTTCCGATACACCCATCAGGATATGACTTGAATTGTTCGAGTATTCGGTAAAGACAGTGAAGGTATTCTTGCGGGTGAACCCGCTTGCTTCGCCCGCTTGAGCATGGGCAATCGAGACAACTAGGAAAAGCAATACAAAGGTTGCAAATGCCGATGGCTTCATTCAGGTCCGGTTTGCTGGAAATGTCGTGATTCTATCGTGGATGTCTGGAGCACACAGTAACACTAAGGCCACAATCAGCCCTCATTCGATACCTAACTTGCTCCAGATCGTATCAACTCTGGCCTTCACAGTTGCGTCCATCGTCAGCATCGGAGGCCACGGACGATTGAACCCCTCAGCCGGCCATTTTCTTGTCGCATCGATCCCCATCTTGCTGCCGTAGTTTGGCAACCGGCTCGCGTGATCCAGCGAATCGATCGGCCCCAGTGTGAACTGGATATCCCTCTCCGGGTCGATGTTGTTCGTCGTCCGTAACGTCACCTCGGCCAGATCCTGCACATCGCAGTCCTCATCCACCACGATGATGCATTTGGTAAACATCGCCTGTCCCATCGCCCAGATGCCGCTCATCACCTTGCGCGCCTGCCCGGCATAGGACTTCTTGATCGACACGATCATCAGGTTATGAAACACGCCCTCCGGCGGGAGATTCACATCCACGATCTCCGGCAGCGTCAACTGCATCAGAGGCAGAAAGATCCGCTCCACGGCCTTACCCATCCATGCATCCTCCATCGGAGGCTTACCCACGATGGTCGCGGCGTACACAGGATCGCGCCGATGCGTAATGCAGGTGACGTGGAAGACCGGATAGTCGTCCTGCATCGTATAGAAGCCCGTGTGATCGCCAAACGGTCCTTCGGTACGCAGCTCGCCCAACTCGACATATCCCTCGAGGATGTACTCCGCATTCGCCGGAACCTCGAGATCGACCGTCTCCGCCTTCACCAGCTCAACCGGTTTCTGCCGCAGGAAGCCCGCGATCAGGTACTCCTCAACGTCAGGAGGCGCGGGCACAATAGCAGAAAAAGTCGTAGCCGGATCCGTCCCGATCGCCACAGCCACCTCCATGCGGTCGCCGCGAATCTTCGTAAGCGTCGCAGCGTTCAGTGTCTCCAGAGATGACGCAGCCGCCGTCCCCCCGCTCGTGATCGCCATCAGGTCGACGTTGCCCGCAGCGTCCGGAGTCGTCGCACGCAGCCGTTCCCGCATATGCTCCGCCGCCACCTTCTGCCGCTGCCAGTGCATTCCTGTCGTCTGGCCGTCGTAGACCTGCATCCGATACATCCCCACGTTGCGCTTACCCGACTTCGGGTCTCGCGTCACAACGCACGGCAGCGTAATGAAGCACCCACCATCCTGCGGCCATGTCTTCAACACAGGAATATCCAGCAGATTCACGTCCGCTCCGCGCCGAATGACCTCCTTGCACGGCGCGTCTTTCGCGGCAATCACCTTCGGGAAGAAACTCCCCACCTCGGCCAGCATCGGAAGCATCTTCAGCTTGTCCATGAAGCTGGTCGGCATCTCCGGCTTCATCAGTGTGCGAATACGATCGGCAATACCATCCAGCGAATCCGTCTCGAGCGCCAGCTTCATGCGGCGTTCGCTGCCGAACTGATTCATCAATACCTTTGCGCCGGGATACCCTTTGACGTTCTCGAACAACAGCGCCGGACCACCTGCGTTCGCACTTCCCTTACCCATCTTGGCCGCACGGTCGGCAATCTCGGCCATCTCAAGGATCGGGTCCACCTCCACTGTAATGCGCTTCAGTTCGCCAGCTTTGTGGAGTGCATTGATCCAGTCGCGTAAGTCGTTGTAAGCCAATTCCCTCTCCTGCCGCAGTCTGTCGCGGGACGAAAGTCTATGGTAACGGTTCGCAAGCCACTTCGATGAAACATCCTCACACCGAGGCGGGAGCCGGCCACGGATCAGCGCGGATTAAACACGGATAAAACAGAGTGCCACTACTTCATGTCGTTAGATCCGTTTTAATCCGCGTCAATCCGTGGTCGTCCTCAAATTTTCACGAAGATGCGCTTCCGCCACAAAATCCAGTTGGGAATAAAACACATCAGGACAAACCACAACCCGAACGCCAGTGACGTCAGGTCGGTCGAATTTCCTCGCGCGAAAAGGTTGTTGTAGATCCATCCCCAGGCTGTCACCGGCTTTCCGTTCGGCCCCAGAACCGATGAAATCCTGATAAACAGCAGCGTCTTCACCAGAACAACGGACACCGTGAAGGCAACAATAGCGTTCGAACCGAAGACCAGCCACGGCCACGTGAGCCAGCCCCCGACTCGCGTCTCATGCAACCGGCGAACGTCGATGAGCCAGTAGCAAGCCGCAAGCCCCACCAGCGAGCAACCCGCCGCAAACAGCACATAGGAGCTAGTCCAAAGATTCTTATTGATCGGGAACCAGACGTTCCACAGCAGCCCGGCAGCCATGTTCATCAGGCCCACCAGAAAAAGGGCCGTCGCACATTGAGCCTTGGTCGCCGGGAACGCAGCGCCATTGCCCTTCGTCGCCTCAACCCGCCGCAGCCACAATGCAGACACCGCTCCCAGCAGCGTCGTCGCAATCGCTGGGATCGTGCTCAGCAGCCCTTCAGGGTCGCGGGTCTTCTCGTACAGATACCCCGTATGAATCGTCCGCTGAATAAAGCCGATCACACTGCGGTCAAGCCATGCGGCAAGATTGCAATCAGGATCCAGCAGCGGAATATCGCGAACCGGAATCCCACACCCCGGAACAGGCACAAACCGCATCAGCACCCAGTAACCGACCAGCAGAACGGCCACAATCGCAAGCAGATCACGCGCCCGTTGTGTAACCAGGCAGATCAATCCCGCGCACAGATAGCAAAGCGCAATGCGCGGAAGCACCCCATACAGCCGCAGATGCGTAAAGTGAAAGTACGGAACAATATTCAGCACCATCGCCAGCACATAGATCGTGACCGACCGGCGCACGATATGCACTCCGAGGTCGCGGCGGCTGTCTCCACGCGCAACCCGCGAGTACAGCGAAAGAATGATCGACGCCCCCACAATAAACAGAAAACTCGGAAACACCAGATCGGTCAGCGTCCATCCGTTCCACTTCGCATGATCCAGCTGCGCGTAGGTGTGGCCCCAATCGCCAGGATCATTGACCAGAATCATGAACGCGATGGTGATACCCCGGAGGACATCAATCGAAAGAACGCGGCCTGAGGGTACAGAAGTGGTGGTTAGGGGCCTGTCGTGCATGATGATCCATCATCTCCCAGCGAGCGGCTTTGTGAAACTCTTTTGCGGGAACAATCCAGCCGCTGAGGTGTCTAACTCAGTACGGACGCATTCCTCGCAAATGCGCACCTGAGAACGAAAAGGGGTGCCTTATGTTCGAGGACAGTCTTGTAGAGTCGCGTGTCGCCCATCTTGCCCCAGCCAAGCGCTGGACGGCCATAGCATCAATAGCCCTTCAGTCCTCCGTGGCTGCTTTGCTGGTAACGATCCCGTTACTACACCCAGAGCGGCTCACCCTCCGAATCGACGCTCCACCGGTCCTCGTGCCTTTCCTCCCCAAGCCGCCCGTAAAAATCGAGCCAAAACAAATATCCACGGCTACATCGAGCACAAGCCCGGCCACGCCATCGACCGCCCAAGCGGAAGCACACCCTGTGGTGTTTCCAACCAGCGATCCAGCCCCGGGCGACACCCCTCCTTCAACCTCTCCCATCAACTTCGGCATGAACGCCATCCCAGACGCCCTCCGAACCGCAGGAGACGGACACGGCGCTCGCGTCTCCGAAGCTCCAGCTCGTCCTCCCGCTACACGCCTCCGTATCTCGGATATGTCGCCAGGTATGCTGATGACGCCTATCCGGCCCATCTACCCAGCTATCGCCAAAGCTGCGGGAGTCCAGGGAACGGTCGTCGTCGAAGCCGTCATCTCGCGCACCGGCACCATCGAGAGCCTACACGTCGTCAGCGGCCCGCCGATGCTCCGGGAGGCCGCAATGGAGGCCATCCGAAACGCCCGCTACCAACCCTATAAGCTCAACAACGAGCCCATCGAAGTCGAGACCATGATCACAGTGAACTTCAAGATCAGCGGATGAGAAGCTGCCGTCTTAAACCAGCGGCAGCGCCTGCGAACTGGACGGAGGAAGCGCGTTCTTTGCACCAGCGCCGTTCGGCGAGTCCGCAACGTAGTCCTCAAGCGGATACCCGGCCTCTTTCCACCCGTCGAAGCCTCCACGCAACGGTCGCACGCGGTAAACCCCGAGTTTATGAAGCTGCAGAGCCAGCTTCGCACTGGTCTCCTCGCTCGGGCAGGTGCAATACAACACCACGTCACGGTCGCGAGGAATGATCTCGCTGTGCTCCTTCAACTCGTTCGGTCCGATACGTAGCGCACCCGGTAGAACCCGCGGATCCGGCATATAGTCCAGCGGATGACGCAGGTCGACGATAAAGGGAGGAATATTCCCCTGCGACTCCGCGTTATCCATCATGAATTTGAGCTCGTGCGGCTCCAGACGAAGCGAACGAACCTGCTGCAGGAACTTCCGCTGCTTCCAGATGCGATGCGCCAGGAAGCCCATCACCATCAGGATGAAGATCGCAAAGGCGAAGCGCCCGAGCCAATGGAAGAAAGGAGCACTCCTCTGAGCAAGATCCCCGAAGAACCGCCCTGCCAGAAGGAAACTCTCAGCCCACAGAATCGACCCGGCAAGATCCCATATAAGGAAGCGCGGATACGGCATGCCGGTCTGCCCGGCGATAGGAGCAGCCACCGTACTGAGCCCGGGCACAAACTTCGCAAACAGCAGCGTCACCGGCCCCCGGCGAGTGAAATAGCCCTCCGTCTTGCTGACGCAGGTCGAAGCCTCAAACGAAAGCTTGCACAGCA encodes:
- a CDS encoding homocysteine S-methyltransferase family protein, producing MTTANRHPLETILEDRIAIIDGAMGTTIRTYGMTEADVRGERFKDSTKDLLNNGDLFSLTQPKMICDIHRRFLEAGADIIETNTFGATSITQSEFFVDDPREHGGRKDPEFYQKIIEDSKLSSLAWEINEQSAQQCREWADRVGNATGRQRFVAGAIGPLTVSLSNSPDADDAGFRVVTFDQVKAAYAEQVRALIAGGSDLLLVETIFDSLNAKAALVAIREVFDQDGKKLPVMISAAVGRGGETLISAQTTEAFWNAVQHVRPLSVGLNCSLGPDLMYPFLEELSEKADVAISCYPNAGLPNPLSETGFDLGPADMARYLGDFARGGLINIAGGCCGNTPEHIAAIAKALEGKAPRKLRQVEVAA
- the nuoI gene encoding NADH-quinone oxidoreductase subunit NuoI, with product MPNFRDAAAIAKGMSITLKEIFQPTEVENYPDGKGPMRGAKFQERFRGKHQLQRDENGLEKCVACFLCAAACPSNCIYIEAAENTEEKRISSAERYAKVYNIDYNRCIFCGYCVEACPTDAITHGHGFELASLNATNLVMRKEDLLVPTHTLPDAVQSAKDEAEVLA
- a CDS encoding molybdopterin-dependent oxidoreductase encodes the protein MNRTSALSGLVALCFVCANPALSHGQSAPAAPMAEHAHAPASPSTNLTISVEGKEAKFSVADLQAMPQKTVTVHNAHTKQDETYSGVSLGDLLAKSGFAVEQATHRQMLRSYLKAEGTDKYWVLYSVTEVEGTEHNSDVIVAIAQDGKPLGEDGQFKLIDSGDKKPQRWVRNLNAITLKTAE
- a CDS encoding acyloxyacyl hydrolase, which encodes MKPSAFATFVLLFLVVSIAHAQAGEASGFTRKNTFTVFTEYSNNSSHILMGVSENRKLAAFGGSYARRLWMFRSGDLRYIAEIRPVLMVSDPVFQITYVFTPVSPPGPPSASTSSSESYLACKPSSSQQTIQDPTQSYSVVETTTCGRRWTYSQGFSPVGLQYGFRPRHGIQPFVSSTAGYIFSTRPIPTSQAGSFNFTFDFGAGIEFFHNRTRSIQVEYRFHHISNHYTADVNPGIDNGVLKLSYAFGR
- a CDS encoding UbiD family decarboxylase, which gives rise to MAYNDLRDWINALHKAGELKRITVEVDPILEMAEIADRAAKMGKGSANAGGPALLFENVKGYPGAKVLMNQFGSERRMKLALETDSLDGIADRIRTLMKPEMPTSFMDKLKMLPMLAEVGSFFPKVIAAKDAPCKEVIRRGADVNLLDIPVLKTWPQDGGCFITLPCVVTRDPKSGKRNVGMYRMQVYDGQTTGMHWQRQKVAAEHMRERLRATTPDAAGNVDLMAITSGGTAAASSLETLNAATLTKIRGDRMEVAVAIGTDPATTFSAIVPAPPDVEEYLIAGFLRQKPVELVKAETVDLEVPANAEYILEGYVELGELRTEGPFGDHTGFYTMQDDYPVFHVTCITHRRDPVYAATIVGKPPMEDAWMGKAVERIFLPLMQLTLPEIVDVNLPPEGVFHNLMIVSIKKSYAGQARKVMSGIWAMGQAMFTKCIIVVDEDCDVQDLAEVTLRTTNNIDPERDIQFTLGPIDSLDHASRLPNYGSKMGIDATRKWPAEGFNRPWPPMLTMDATVKARVDTIWSKLGIE
- a CDS encoding acyltransferase family protein; the encoded protein is MHDRPLTTTSVPSGRVLSIDVLRGITIAFMILVNDPGDWGHTYAQLDHAKWNGWTLTDLVFPSFLFIVGASIILSLYSRVARGDSRRDLGVHIVRRSVTIYVLAMVLNIVPYFHFTHLRLYGVLPRIALCYLCAGLICLVTQRARDLLAIVAVLLVGYWVLMRFVPVPGCGIPVRDIPLLDPDCNLAAWLDRSVIGFIQRTIHTGYLYEKTRDPEGLLSTIPAIATTLLGAVSALWLRRVEATKGNGAAFPATKAQCATALFLVGLMNMAAGLLWNVWFPINKNLWTSSYVLFAAGCSLVGLAACYWLIDVRRLHETRVGGWLTWPWLVFGSNAIVAFTVSVVLVKTLLFIRISSVLGPNGKPVTAWGWIYNNLFARGNSTDLTSLAFGLWFVLMCFIPNWILWRKRIFVKI
- a CDS encoding energy transducer TonB — translated: MFEDSLVESRVAHLAPAKRWTAIASIALQSSVAALLVTIPLLHPERLTLRIDAPPVLVPFLPKPPVKIEPKQISTATSSTSPATPSTAQAEAHPVVFPTSDPAPGDTPPSTSPINFGMNAIPDALRTAGDGHGARVSEAPARPPATRLRISDMSPGMLMTPIRPIYPAIAKAAGVQGTVVVEAVISRTGTIESLHVVSGPPMLREAAMEAIRNARYQPYKLNNEPIEVETMITVNFKISG
- a CDS encoding VTT domain-containing protein translates to MPIALVFFIHYAYLIIFLWVLVEQVGVPIPSIPLLLTAGTLTATHRIHHIYVLFAVLAACMIADTMWFSLGRRYGNSVLKLLCKLSFEASTCVSKTEGYFTRRGPVTLLFAKFVPGLSTVAAPIAGQTGMPYPRFLIWDLAGSILWAESFLLAGRFFGDLAQRSAPFFHWLGRFAFAIFILMVMGFLAHRIWKQRKFLQQVRSLRLEPHELKFMMDNAESQGNIPPFIVDLRHPLDYMPDPRVLPGALRIGPNELKEHSEIIPRDRDVVLYCTCPSEETSAKLALQLHKLGVYRVRPLRGGFDGWKEAGYPLEDYVADSPNGAGAKNALPPSSSQALPLV